One Flavobacterium sp. 90 DNA segment encodes these proteins:
- a CDS encoding PhzF family isomerase: MKQLTVYQIDSFTKEKFKGNPAGVVVNADGLQDYEMQQIARELNNSETAFLFSPDNDDCDGVIRYFTPSIEVPICGHATIAAMYAKALEDNLDSCVLRMKTKIGILPFEIIKENGDYQVLMTQGSFELSPVFDDDTTKKMIAALGLEEDDIDAKCPIQIASTGHSKVMIGIKSREKLNTLSPKYSDLAELSKHINCNGYFVFTFDSDNKDILTYGRMFAPAIGINEDPVTGNANGPLGGYLVQNNIVPFKDNKLEFNGRQGEKINRLGTISVKVLVENDKPALIQIKGDAVVVFKTVIEI, from the coding sequence ATGAAACAGCTTACAGTATATCAAATCGATTCTTTTACAAAAGAAAAATTCAAAGGAAATCCTGCCGGAGTAGTTGTAAATGCAGACGGATTACAGGATTATGAAATGCAGCAAATCGCAAGAGAATTAAACAACTCCGAAACTGCCTTTCTTTTCTCGCCAGATAACGATGATTGCGATGGCGTAATACGCTATTTTACGCCAAGTATCGAAGTTCCAATTTGTGGTCATGCTACAATTGCGGCAATGTATGCCAAAGCGCTCGAAGATAATTTGGATTCTTGCGTATTAAGGATGAAAACTAAAATTGGTATTCTGCCTTTCGAAATCATCAAAGAAAATGGAGATTATCAGGTTTTGATGACACAAGGATCTTTTGAACTTAGTCCGGTGTTTGACGACGATACTACTAAAAAAATGATCGCAGCACTAGGACTTGAAGAGGATGATATCGACGCAAAATGTCCAATTCAAATTGCTTCTACGGGACATTCAAAAGTTATGATTGGAATTAAAAGCCGAGAAAAACTCAATACTTTATCTCCAAAATACAGCGATCTTGCCGAATTAAGCAAACACATCAATTGTAACGGCTATTTTGTTTTTACATTCGATTCTGATAATAAAGATATCCTGACTTACGGCAGAATGTTTGCTCCTGCAATTGGTATAAATGAAGATCCTGTTACCGGAAATGCAAACGGACCTTTAGGTGGTTATTTGGTACAAAACAATATCGTTCCTTTTAAGGATAACAAACTCGAATTCAACGGAAGACAAGGCGAAAAAATAAACCGACTTGGTACAATATCAGTTAAAGTTTTGGTCGAAAATGATAAACCTGCGTTAATTCAAATAAAAGGTGACGCCGTTGTTGTATTTAAAACCGTAATAGAAATTTAA
- a CDS encoding SRPBCC domain-containing protein translates to MKSNLLMNFTVDKENSTVNVKREFNASLANVWSAWTEAEILDQWWAPSPWKARTKSMEFKEGGRRLYAMVGPQGEEHWAIADFTSITPKSNFKYLDAFCDNEGNLNADFPRSKWNVDFSEQDDLTIVDIAIKHDNLSDLEKIIEMGFKEGFSIALEGLDEIFASRAK, encoded by the coding sequence ATGAAATCTAATCTATTGATGAATTTTACCGTGGACAAAGAAAACAGCACGGTAAACGTAAAACGTGAATTTAATGCATCTCTTGCAAATGTTTGGTCTGCCTGGACTGAAGCTGAAATACTGGATCAATGGTGGGCGCCATCGCCGTGGAAAGCCAGAACCAAAAGTATGGAATTTAAAGAAGGCGGACGTAGACTTTATGCAATGGTTGGTCCTCAAGGCGAAGAGCATTGGGCTATTGCCGATTTTACTTCGATAACGCCTAAATCAAATTTTAAATACCTGGATGCTTTTTGTGATAACGAAGGCAATCTAAACGCAGATTTTCCAAGATCTAAATGGAATGTGGATTTCTCTGAACAAGACGATTTGACTATTGTTGACATTGCTATTAAACACGATAATTTATCTGATTTGGAGAAAATTATCGAAATGGGATTCAAAGAAGGTTTCTCAATTGCTTTGGAAGGTCTGGACGAAATCTTTGCTTCAAGAGCGAAATAA
- a CDS encoding PQQ-binding-like beta-propeller repeat protein translates to MKITKIIIFTFLFSLLSCKNDNKNAIGDNQKYVKLLWRNKQFEWIPTSLVAKNKILYFGNLNRDFYAINLENAKVNFKIKTDYNPFDKPLIYDQNLLLTEYSNDLIHLDKTGKLKWKINGETNLRNDLTEDQSYIYGSVLGNGFSKLNKTDAKIIWFLPKNSIIIETNKPAFFKNNIYLGLSEHTSELLAINNENGEIIWKKEYKNFSKIIQVKTEKGLLVCLNKDFKNGQISMLNYKSGNEIWSKSLNCDLHYEPCIINGNIILSTYNNKVISLNIENGKTNWTLDLRKDAAETTIISFKENVYFGTMNRNLYSVNFKTGKTNFMQPFNYGILNPIVEDNTIYFPTGGSEMWLLK, encoded by the coding sequence ATGAAAATAACAAAAATTATAATCTTTACTTTTTTATTTTCTCTTTTAAGTTGTAAAAACGACAATAAAAATGCAATTGGTGACAATCAGAAATATGTAAAATTACTTTGGAGAAATAAACAATTTGAATGGATACCAACTTCATTAGTTGCTAAAAACAAAATATTGTATTTCGGAAATTTAAACAGAGATTTTTATGCTATAAATTTAGAAAATGCGAAAGTGAATTTCAAAATAAAAACTGATTATAATCCTTTTGATAAACCATTGATATATGACCAAAATTTACTTTTAACAGAATACAGCAATGATTTAATCCATCTTGATAAAACCGGCAAGTTAAAATGGAAAATAAATGGTGAAACAAATTTAAGAAATGATTTAACTGAAGATCAAAGTTATATTTATGGTTCAGTTCTGGGAAATGGATTTAGCAAACTGAACAAAACAGACGCAAAAATAATTTGGTTTTTACCTAAAAATTCAATTATTATAGAAACAAATAAACCTGCATTTTTTAAAAATAATATTTATTTAGGTTTATCAGAACATACCTCTGAACTATTAGCCATCAATAACGAAAATGGAGAAATTATTTGGAAAAAAGAATACAAAAATTTCTCAAAAATAATACAAGTTAAAACAGAAAAAGGGCTTTTAGTTTGTCTCAACAAGGATTTTAAAAACGGACAAATTTCGATGTTAAATTATAAAAGTGGAAATGAAATTTGGTCAAAATCTTTAAATTGCGATTTGCATTATGAACCTTGTATCATAAACGGAAACATCATTTTAAGTACTTATAACAACAAAGTAATTTCTTTAAATATTGAAAATGGAAAAACAAATTGGACATTAGATTTAAGAAAAGATGCAGCAGAGACTACTATTATAAGTTTTAAAGAAAATGTATATTTTGGAACTATGAATCGAAATCTATATTCGGTAAATTTTAAAACTGGAAAAACAAATTTCATGCAACCCTTTAATTATGGAATATTAAACCCAATTGTTGAAGATAATACAATTTATTTTCCAACAGGCGGGAGTGAAATGTGGCTGCTTAAATAA
- a CDS encoding alpha-ketoglutarate-dependent dioxygenase AlkB — MEGITFVENFIENPNELFENLKANVTWDERMTARKTASFGKAYNYSQIEYPYQEFLPELKKINQKVSTVIGFEPNNCLINYYLDGKSKMGYHSDQIDILEPQTGVAIISVGAVRILKFRNILNPEIFQSFELTAGSLIYMTQEVQKIWQHSIPQSNTEEGRISITLRKIA; from the coding sequence GTGGAAGGAATTACATTTGTCGAAAATTTTATCGAAAATCCAAACGAGCTATTTGAAAATTTAAAAGCAAATGTAACTTGGGACGAAAGAATGACTGCACGAAAAACGGCAAGTTTCGGAAAAGCCTATAATTACTCTCAAATCGAATATCCATATCAGGAATTTTTACCCGAATTAAAAAAAATTAACCAAAAAGTTTCTACCGTAATTGGTTTTGAACCCAACAATTGCCTTATAAACTATTACTTAGACGGAAAATCTAAAATGGGTTACCATTCCGACCAAATTGATATTTTAGAACCACAAACCGGAGTTGCCATTATTTCGGTTGGAGCAGTTCGAATTCTTAAATTTAGAAATATATTAAATCCTGAGATATTTCAAAGTTTTGAATTAACAGCAGGAAGTTTAATTTATATGACGCAGGAAGTTCAAAAGATTTGGCAACATTCAATTCCGCAATCAAATACAGAAGAAGGAAGAATTAGTATAACTCTTAGAAAAATTGCGTGA
- a CDS encoding nuclear transport factor 2 family protein, with translation MTEEFDRTIPVGAVNYFRNCIVSGDLQGTLSCFDKEAVYIDRDGTEIKGLDNIEKAMQHLCNWKPEIKGSKHRATIVGDLAIWVDNWSMKAKMPDGNPIEMKGATSCLMKQNEKGIWLWLVDNPFAAEIFEN, from the coding sequence ATGACTGAAGAATTCGACAGAACAATTCCGGTAGGAGCCGTAAATTATTTTCGTAATTGTATCGTTAGTGGCGATTTGCAAGGAACTTTAAGCTGTTTTGACAAAGAAGCTGTCTATATTGATCGCGACGGAACAGAAATTAAAGGTCTGGATAATATCGAAAAAGCAATGCAACATCTATGCAATTGGAAACCTGAAATAAAAGGCAGCAAACATAGAGCTACAATTGTTGGCGATCTTGCAATTTGGGTTGACAACTGGTCGATGAAAGCAAAAATGCCAGACGGAAACCCAATTGAGATGAAGGGTGCAACGAGTTGTTTGATGAAACAAAACGAGAAAGGAATTTGGTTATGGCTGGTGGATAATCCTTTTGCGGCAGAAATTTTCGAAAACTAA
- a CDS encoding MazG nucleotide pyrophosphohydrolase domain-containing protein, giving the protein MDLKVITEKVVKVSDQYEKNCNIKRDEDWYLLKLHEEMGELTQNYLSYTLRGRNRNLTPEELKKNISNELADVLGQVLLFANYHNIDIEKAMEDKWFSYLKSSVDEESI; this is encoded by the coding sequence ATGGATTTAAAAGTAATAACAGAAAAGGTTGTAAAGGTATCTGATCAGTATGAAAAAAACTGCAATATTAAAAGAGATGAAGATTGGTATCTTTTAAAATTACATGAAGAAATGGGTGAATTGACACAAAATTATCTTTCCTATACCCTTAGAGGTCGAAATCGAAATCTAACGCCTGAAGAATTAAAAAAGAATATTTCAAACGAATTAGCTGATGTTTTAGGTCAGGTTTTATTATTTGCAAATTATCACAATATTGATATTGAGAAAGCTATGGAAGATAAATGGTTTTCGTACTTAAAATCGAGCGTTGATGAAGAGAGTATTTAA
- a CDS encoding DinB family protein yields the protein MNRQGAVGALLDIYEQTISDLKNVIQDIPDNVLTKIIDEKTTNEDCRSIQTILSHVVSSGYSYATSIHNQKGHNAKRPEKVFHVTIAEYLNDLTNVFIFTESVFKEIKDEELEQPDNSLKIQTGWGQAYDIEQITEHAIVHILRHKRQIEKMKRDNL from the coding sequence ATGAACAGACAAGGCGCAGTTGGAGCATTGCTTGACATATACGAACAGACAATTTCAGATCTTAAAAATGTCATTCAAGATATTCCTGATAATGTTTTGACAAAAATCATAGACGAAAAAACAACAAACGAAGATTGTAGATCCATACAAACAATTCTATCTCACGTTGTAAGTTCCGGTTATAGCTATGCCACAAGTATTCATAATCAAAAAGGACATAATGCTAAGCGACCTGAAAAGGTTTTTCATGTGACTATTGCCGAATATTTAAATGACTTAACGAATGTTTTTATCTTTACCGAAAGTGTTTTCAAAGAAATTAAAGATGAAGAATTAGAACAACCTGACAATTCATTAAAAATACAAACTGGTTGGGGACAAGCCTACGATATTGAGCAAATTACAGAACATGCCATTGTTCATATCCTTCGACACAAGCGACAAATAGAAAAAATGAAACGCGATAATTTGTAG
- a CDS encoding cytochrome c, translating to MIKPISLFLILFVGYFTLSLKPSDYNTLKKTIKTDPLYTKGQNIFKRDCASCHYIGMDKIATAPALGGITKLRKKDWLYSYTRNSYKMFEQGDKIAKENIAKGWGLMTAFPNLTNSDLDALYYFVEKRYEMSKKGLPLDK from the coding sequence ATGATTAAACCAATTTCTTTATTTCTAATTCTGTTCGTTGGTTATTTTACTTTATCATTAAAACCTTCAGATTACAACACGCTTAAGAAAACCATTAAAACTGATCCTCTTTACACAAAAGGGCAAAATATTTTTAAAAGAGATTGTGCTTCCTGTCACTACATTGGAATGGATAAAATAGCAACCGCTCCTGCTCTGGGCGGAATTACCAAATTGCGTAAAAAAGATTGGTTGTACAGTTATACCCGAAATTCGTATAAAATGTTTGAACAAGGCGATAAAATTGCCAAAGAAAATATCGCTAAAGGTTGGGGATTAATGACCGCATTTCCTAATCTCACCAATTCAGATCTGGATGCTCTTTATTACTTTGTTGAGAAAAGATATGAAATGTCAAAAAAAGGACTTCCGCTTGACAAATAA
- a CDS encoding alpha/beta hydrolase, translating to MKTKNKLTILKSILKTKKIYRYSLLMFFFISSYALAIPPNFTTKEIKFVSEGVLLSGTIFTPNNIQGAVVIVHGSGQEKRMIQFATLLANNGIAVLTYDKRGVGESGGLYAGPEVGTNNVDFTNLNLLSLDASAAVNTLSKSLSNKTPIGLIGGSQAGWIIPLAAEKNKKVKFMTIFSGALITVKEQLRFQFYTNGDKKFWETHSEEDARKHIFNDPDKYEFTDTNPNDILSKLSIPGFWIFGGKDIQVPVNLSIENLDILKSKGKNYEHKLFPNLGHNTAFSDSEEPMNDVIYWIKNIAKLKSKK from the coding sequence ATGAAAACTAAAAATAAATTGACAATTTTAAAAAGCATTCTAAAAACAAAAAAAATATACAGGTATTCTCTCTTAATGTTTTTTTTTATCTCTAGTTATGCATTAGCAATTCCGCCAAACTTTACTACTAAGGAAATAAAATTTGTTAGTGAAGGAGTTTTACTTTCCGGAACTATTTTTACACCAAACAACATACAGGGAGCCGTTGTGATTGTTCATGGATCTGGGCAAGAAAAAAGAATGATACAATTTGCTACACTCCTGGCAAACAATGGAATTGCCGTTTTAACTTATGATAAACGCGGAGTTGGAGAATCTGGCGGTCTATATGCCGGACCTGAAGTAGGAACTAACAATGTTGATTTTACAAACCTAAATCTTTTGTCTCTGGATGCTAGCGCTGCCGTAAATACTTTATCTAAATCTTTGTCAAATAAAACACCAATAGGTTTAATAGGCGGTAGTCAAGCTGGATGGATAATTCCATTGGCTGCAGAGAAAAATAAGAAAGTCAAATTTATGACTATATTTAGTGGAGCACTTATAACGGTTAAAGAACAATTAAGATTCCAATTTTATACAAATGGTGATAAAAAATTTTGGGAGACACACTCAGAAGAAGATGCAAGAAAACACATATTCAATGACCCGGATAAATATGAGTTTACGGATACAAATCCCAATGATATTCTTTCTAAATTATCAATTCCGGGATTCTGGATTTTTGGAGGCAAAGACATTCAGGTTCCTGTAAATCTATCCATAGAAAACCTTGATATATTAAAGTCTAAAGGAAAAAATTATGAACATAAATTATTTCCAAACTTGGGGCATAATACAGCATTTTCAGATTCTGAAGAGCCAATGAATGATGTAATCTATTGGATAAAAAATATAGCTAAATTAAAAAGTAAAAAATAA
- a CDS encoding helix-turn-helix transcriptional regulator has protein sequence MSTAAKPKHIGRNISRIRELRGMKQEALAQAIGSNQQAISGIEGSEEVDPKKLVEIAKALGVTVEALENFSEESVFNYFNTYYDTKDSVINAGNQCSANNCNFNPLDKVIELYERLVQVEKDKNEYLENLLKGK, from the coding sequence ATGAGCACAGCAGCAAAACCAAAACATATTGGCAGAAACATAAGCCGAATCAGAGAACTTCGAGGTATGAAACAAGAAGCACTTGCACAAGCAATTGGTTCAAACCAACAAGCAATTTCCGGGATTGAAGGAAGCGAAGAAGTTGATCCTAAAAAACTTGTAGAAATTGCAAAAGCACTTGGAGTTACGGTTGAAGCACTTGAAAATTTTTCGGAAGAATCTGTTTTTAATTATTTCAATACTTATTATGACACAAAAGACAGCGTAATTAACGCTGGAAATCAATGTTCTGCTAATAATTGTAACTTCAATCCACTTGATAAAGTCATTGAACTTTACGAACGTTTGGTTCAGGTTGAAAAAGACAAAAATGAATATTTAGAAAACTTACTAAAAGGCAAATAA
- a CDS encoding pentapeptide repeat-containing protein has translation MMLNSKSVGDKIAAARKKNNLSQADLAQQVSISSQAVGKWERGESMPDISTLNRIAEILGVDLNYFSETFKSNVSESQFETNKKESPETTATKPKTNLGLSWNMSSGNWVDADFSGLSNLKDKFSTSNMKNCKLIGSDLSNLTLKSNNILGCDFSNSDLRNSKIQTSNLDNNQFIECLLIDTEFSSSEIKNCNFSKANFSGVELRTSELKKCIIENAVWNLSAFKLSHISDVVFNGTIEECSFENCSFTKVTFKNATIINTFFKGKKLKGIQFIDCQTDRITYEFLKNGKADLTGLTLLA, from the coding sequence ATGATGCTAAATTCAAAATCAGTAGGCGATAAAATTGCTGCAGCCAGAAAGAAAAATAATCTTTCACAAGCAGACCTTGCACAACAAGTATCAATTAGTTCTCAAGCAGTTGGGAAATGGGAAAGAGGCGAATCAATGCCGGACATTTCTACATTAAACCGAATTGCCGAAATTCTTGGTGTAGACTTAAACTATTTTTCCGAAACATTCAAATCTAATGTTTCAGAAAGCCAATTTGAAACGAACAAAAAGGAATCTCCAGAAACTACAGCAACAAAACCTAAGACTAATTTAGGTTTAAGTTGGAATATGTCATCAGGAAACTGGGTTGACGCAGACTTTTCCGGACTAAGTAATCTTAAAGACAAATTCAGCACTTCAAACATGAAGAACTGTAAATTAATTGGTTCTGATTTGTCGAACTTAACACTTAAATCCAACAATATTTTAGGTTGCGATTTCTCTAATTCAGATTTGAGAAACAGTAAAATTCAGACTTCTAATCTAGACAACAATCAGTTTATTGAATGTTTACTGATAGATACCGAATTTTCGTCCAGTGAAATTAAAAACTGTAATTTTTCAAAGGCGAATTTTTCAGGAGTTGAATTAAGAACATCAGAACTTAAAAAATGTATTATAGAAAATGCTGTTTGGAATCTTTCTGCATTTAAATTATCGCATATTTCTGATGTGGTTTTTAATGGTACAATAGAAGAATGTTCTTTTGAAAACTGCTCTTTCACAAAAGTCACTTTTAAGAACGCAACAATTATAAATACTTTTTTTAAAGGCAAAAAACTAAAAGGCATTCAATTTATTGACTGTCAGACTGACCGAATAACCTATGAATTTCTTAAAAACGGAAAAGCAGATTTAACGGGACTAACTTTATTAGCATAG
- a CDS encoding metalloregulator ArsR/SmtB family transcription factor has product MKRDIFQAIADPTRRAILVLVATNALTPNAIAEKFNTTRQAVSKHIKILNECELLDEKKMGREIYYQLRIDKMKEVDKWLEQFKEIWENRFTQLDQVLMNLKSKENEI; this is encoded by the coding sequence ATGAAACGAGATATTTTTCAGGCTATTGCTGACCCAACCCGCAGAGCAATTTTAGTATTGGTGGCTACAAACGCTTTGACACCAAATGCTATTGCAGAAAAATTTAATACAACGCGACAAGCCGTTTCTAAACACATCAAGATTCTCAATGAATGTGAATTATTAGATGAGAAAAAAATGGGTCGTGAAATCTACTATCAACTTAGAATTGACAAAATGAAAGAAGTTGACAAATGGCTGGAACAATTCAAGGAAATTTGGGAAAACCGTTTTACTCAACTTGATCAAGTATTAATGAATCTAAAATCTAAAGAAAATGAAATCTAA
- a CDS encoding tetratricopeptide repeat protein produces the protein MKQLASILILLFLSCHFLNAQKIKQKQEFVKSSGAIEGKNIMDFEINAAIDTTIISKETYSIIKEIFPLVEKEQDKEALNLVNSIDEKDLETNQLLVVKAILEMKLDELSNSYNSFSKYIPLAKNDSIRSSVYYSLGMIDTKRHLQISASHNFEKSLELDNRNLSTIIVLEQLNFAKKDFDKAIFYCEKALKINPNLNNVWNNLGFIYQQKENHKEAQKIFSKIIKDEPEDPLPYNNRSYSNLKLGFTKQAMEDVNKSLKLFPENSYAYRNRALIYLNLKDAKKACLDIETAFKLGYREKYGPDLDLIQSQNCKN, from the coding sequence ATGAAACAATTAGCTTCTATTCTAATACTACTTTTTCTTAGCTGTCATTTTTTAAATGCTCAGAAAATAAAACAAAAACAAGAGTTTGTAAAAAGCTCAGGTGCTATAGAAGGCAAAAACATTATGGACTTTGAAATTAATGCTGCTATTGATACCACTATTATCTCTAAAGAAACGTATTCAATTATAAAAGAAATCTTCCCTTTAGTCGAAAAAGAACAAGATAAAGAAGCCTTAAATTTAGTAAACTCAATTGACGAAAAAGATTTAGAAACAAACCAGTTGTTAGTAGTAAAAGCTATACTTGAAATGAAATTAGACGAATTATCAAATTCCTATAATTCTTTTTCGAAATACATTCCACTGGCAAAAAATGATTCCATTAGAAGTTCGGTTTATTATTCATTAGGAATGATTGATACGAAAAGACATTTACAAATTAGCGCTTCTCATAATTTCGAAAAATCATTAGAATTAGACAATAGAAATCTTTCTACAATTATCGTTTTAGAACAATTAAATTTTGCAAAAAAAGATTTTGACAAAGCCATATTCTATTGCGAAAAAGCCCTTAAAATAAATCCCAATTTAAATAATGTTTGGAATAATTTGGGTTTTATATATCAACAAAAAGAAAATCATAAAGAAGCTCAAAAAATATTCAGCAAAATTATAAAAGATGAGCCTGAAGATCCTTTACCGTACAACAATCGAAGTTATTCGAACCTAAAGTTGGGCTTTACAAAACAAGCTATGGAAGACGTTAATAAATCGCTAAAACTTTTTCCTGAAAATTCATACGCATATAGAAACAGAGCTTTGATTTACTTAAACTTAAAAGATGCTAAAAAAGCGTGTCTTGATATTGAAACCGCTTTTAAACTAGGATATCGCGAGAAATATGGTCCTGATTTGGATTTAATTCAATCTCAGAATTGTAAAAATTAA
- a CDS encoding T9SS type A sorting domain-containing protein has product MKKTLYFLFTIILTSSIYSQNLKSITYESWSNNNWINSSYVIKNYDKSDKITDDLSQRWDVSSSTWKDFNSTNYEYNTNNLVDKIIYKSFDKTSNLLTFSQRASFSYINENKIDVLFYEEWTNNAWQNSSKNTSSYDSNGYLVSGLIQRWNENNWKNNIKVDYSNNSDGLFTQITRQKWNDSSSKWENFSQSTYTYNSSKQVSVETMNIWENNKWIEKIIFTNSYDANGFLVNRLRQDWDDDLSIWINQYQSKYDNNQNGTIHQEIAEIWNKSSNSWENLSRITYKYDKNLGIADLTKSQIKIFPNPTTDFINVHLEESNDTKVSIIDALGSVILKENFVGNDFSVNVMNLNKNVYFIKLENGEKTQVKKFIKN; this is encoded by the coding sequence ATGAAAAAAACACTTTACTTTCTATTTACTATTATCTTAACTTCCTCCATTTACAGTCAAAATCTTAAAAGTATTACTTACGAAAGTTGGAGCAATAATAATTGGATAAACTCCAGTTATGTTATAAAAAATTACGATAAAAGTGACAAGATCACAGATGATTTAAGTCAACGATGGGATGTGAGTTCTAGTACCTGGAAAGATTTTAATTCAACAAATTATGAATATAATACTAACAATCTAGTAGATAAAATTATTTACAAATCATTTGATAAAACTTCAAATTTACTGACCTTCTCTCAAAGGGCTTCTTTCAGTTATATCAATGAAAATAAAATAGATGTATTATTTTATGAAGAATGGACTAACAACGCTTGGCAAAATTCATCAAAAAATACTTCATCTTATGATTCAAATGGATATCTCGTATCTGGTTTAATACAGCGATGGAATGAAAATAATTGGAAAAATAACATAAAGGTCGATTATTCAAATAATTCTGATGGATTATTTACTCAAATAACCCGACAAAAATGGAATGATTCCAGTTCTAAATGGGAAAATTTTTCGCAATCAACTTATACTTATAATAGCTCAAAACAGGTTTCAGTAGAAACAATGAATATATGGGAAAATAATAAGTGGATTGAGAAAATAATATTTACAAATTCATACGACGCAAATGGTTTTTTAGTGAATCGTTTACGCCAGGATTGGGATGATGATCTTTCAATATGGATTAATCAGTATCAAAGTAAATATGATAATAATCAAAACGGAACAATACATCAAGAGATTGCGGAAATATGGAATAAATCATCCAATTCATGGGAAAACTTATCCCGTATAACGTATAAATATGACAAAAATCTAGGAATCGCCGATTTAACTAAGTCTCAAATCAAAATCTTTCCTAACCCAACAACCGATTTTATAAATGTACATCTTGAAGAATCAAACGATACAAAAGTTTCGATAATTGATGCTCTTGGAAGCGTTATTCTTAAAGAGAATTTTGTTGGAAATGACTTTTCGGTAAACGTAATGAATTTAAACAAAAACGTATATTTTATAAAGTTAGAAAATGGCGAAAAAACTCAGGTAAAAAAGTTTATTAAAAACTAA
- a CDS encoding VOC family protein: protein METKRIWANFGVEDLDRTTKFYTDLGFKPNGHNTNNELRSFLFGDDNFIIHFFVKKQFKWAVNGEMADLNIGNEIIFSLSAESKEEVDQWVTTVKKAGGKIFAEPQEYGKGYFFGFSDPDGHKFNFLYWPK, encoded by the coding sequence ATGGAAACGAAAAGAATATGGGCAAATTTTGGTGTAGAGGATTTAGACAGAACAACTAAATTCTATACTGATTTAGGTTTTAAACCAAACGGACATAATACAAACAATGAATTGCGAAGTTTTCTTTTTGGCGATGATAATTTCATCATTCATTTTTTTGTAAAAAAGCAATTTAAATGGGCTGTTAATGGCGAAATGGCGGATTTAAATATTGGAAATGAAATTATATTTTCCCTTTCTGCCGAAAGCAAAGAGGAAGTCGATCAATGGGTTACAACTGTTAAAAAAGCCGGAGGAAAAATCTTTGCTGAGCCTCAGGAGTATGGAAAAGGATATTTCTTTGGATTTTCTGATCCGGATGGTCATAAATTTAATTTCTTGTATTGGCCAAAGTAG
- a CDS encoding DUF2314 domain-containing protein: protein MKIKVLVVLVIFCFASCKNSEKVERENEPTIYKVEKDDPEMSEAIKKANQTLSDFNSALLNPKIEVKSLKVKFETSNGNEHIWLSNIEYKNGKYWGILDNEPEYITEYKIGDKIEVDNSKISDWMYLENGKLFGGYTIKLLRSRMTDDEKKQFDVESGMQID from the coding sequence ATGAAAATAAAAGTATTAGTTGTCCTCGTTATATTTTGTTTTGCATCCTGTAAAAATTCAGAGAAAGTAGAACGAGAAAATGAACCTACAATTTATAAAGTCGAAAAAGATGATCCGGAAATGTCTGAAGCAATTAAAAAAGCCAATCAAACATTATCCGATTTCAATTCAGCATTGCTAAACCCAAAAATTGAAGTCAAATCATTGAAAGTCAAATTTGAAACCTCGAACGGAAACGAACATATTTGGCTAAGTAATATTGAATATAAAAACGGAAAATATTGGGGAATTTTAGACAATGAGCCTGAATATATCACTGAATACAAAATAGGAGACAAAATAGAGGTCGATAACTCAAAAATTAGCGATTGGATGTATCTTGAAAACGGAAAATTATTTGGCGGTTATACCATAAAGTTGTTAAGAAGCAGGATGACTGATGATGAGAAAAAACAATTTGATGTTGAAAGCGGCATGCAAATCGATTAA